A window of the Eubalaena glacialis isolate mEubGla1 chromosome 9, mEubGla1.1.hap2.+ XY, whole genome shotgun sequence genome harbors these coding sequences:
- the PKN3 gene encoding serine/threonine-protein kinase N3 isoform X3, which produces MEEGAPQQPGAGQWPPGDEKEAIRRAIQKELKIKEGVENLRRVATDRRHLGHVQQLLRSSNRRLEQLHGELRELHARILLPGPGPGPAEPAASGPWPLAEQPRTRHLEALQRQLQVELKVKQGAENMTHTYASGTPKERKLLAAAQQMLQDSQLKVALLRMKISSLEASGSPEPGPELLVEELRHRLRIEAAVAEGAKNVVKLLGSRRTQDRKVLAEAQAQLQESSQKLDLLRLALEQLLEGLPPAHPLRGRVARELRTAVSGNAQPSGTLVKPTAMTGTLQVHLLGCEQLLTAVPGRSPVAALAGSPSQGWLRSRAKQQRGGGELASEVLAVLKVDNRIVGQTGWGPVAKQSWDQTFVVPLERARELEIGVRWRDWRQLCGVAFLRLEDFLDNACHQLSLSLVPQGLLFAQVTFCDPVIERRPRLQRQKRIFSKRRGQDFLRASQMNLSMAAWGRLVMSLLPPCSSPSTISPPKGCSQTPATPRGAAAPASPSNFPPKKTPLREEIQSPPKPPRLYLPQEPTSEEMPSTKRPHMEPRTRLEPSLPASATRKPPRLQDFRCLAVLGRGHFGKVLLVQFKGTGQYYAIKALKKQEVLSRDEIESLYCEKRILEAVGRMGHPFLLSLLACFHTSSHACFVTEFVPGGDLMMQIHEDVFPEPQARFYLACVVLGLQFLHEQKIIYRDLKLDNLLLDAQGFLKIADFGLCKEGIGFGDRTSTFCGTPEFLAPEVLTQEAYTRAVDWWGLGVLLYEMLVGECPFPGDTEEEVFDCIVNAEAPYPRFLSVQGLELIQKLLQKCPEKRLGAGERDAEEIKTQPFFRTTDWQALLARAVQPPFVPTLCGPTDLRYFEGEFTGLPPALTPPDARSPLTARQQAAFRDFDFVSQRFLEP; this is translated from the exons ATGGAAGAGGGGGCGCCGCAGCAG CCTGGGGCGGGCCAGTGGCCCCCAGGGGATGAGAAAGAGGCGATCCGCCGGGCCATCCAGAAGGAGCTGAAAATcaaggagggtgtggagaacCTGCGGCGGGTAGCCACTGACCGCCGCCACCTGGGCCACGTGCAGCAGCTGCTGCGGTCCTCCAACCGCCGCCTGGAGCAGCTGCACGGGGAGCTGCGGGAGCTGCATGCCCGCATCCTGCTGCCTGGCCCCGGGCCTGGCCCGGCTG AACCTGCGGCCTCAGGACCTTGGCCGCTGGCAGAGCAGCCAAGGACTCGACACCTGGAGGCTCTACAGAGGCAGCTGCAGGTAGAGCTGAAGGTCAAGCAGGGAGCCGAGAATATGACCCACACGTATGCCAGTGGCACTCCCAAG GAGAGGAAGCTTCTGGCAGCCGCCCAGCAGATGCTACAGGACAGCCAGCTGAAGGTGGCCCTGCTACGAATGAAGATCAGCAGCCTGGAGGCCAGCGGGTCCCCTGAGCCAG GACCGGAGCTGCTGGTGGAGGAGCTGCGGCACCGGCTACGCATCGAGGCTGCTGTGGCCGAGGGCGCCAAGAACGTGGTGAAGCTGCTCGGTAGCCGGCGAACGCAGGACCGCAAGGTGCTAGCCGAG GCTCAGGCCCAGCTCCAGGAGTCCTCCCAGAAACTGGACCTCCTGCGGCTGGCCTTGGAGCAGCTGCTGGAGGGACTGCCTCCTGCCCACCCTCTGCGTGGCAGAGTGGCCCGGGAGCTGCGGACTGCTGTGTCTGGGAACGCCCAGCCTTCAGGGACACTCGTGAAGCCCACTGCCATGACAG GGACACTGCAGGTCCACCTCCTGGGCTGTGAGCAGCTGCTGACAGCTGTGCCGGGACGTTCCCCCGTGGCCGCACTGGCCGGgagcccctcccagggctggctTCGGAGCAGGGCCAAGCAGCAGCGTGGCGGAGGCGAGCTGGCCA GTGAGGTGTTGGCCGTGCTGAAGGTGGACAATCGCATTGTGGGCCAGACGGGCTGGGGGCCTGTGGCCAAGCAGTCCTGGGACCAGACCTTTGTCGTCCCCCTGGAGCGG GCCCGAGAGCTGGAGATCGGGGTGCGCTGGCGAGACTGGCGGCAGCTGTGCGGCGTGGCCTTCCTGAGGCTGGAGGACTTCCTGGACAATGCCTGTCACCAGCTCTCCCTCAGCCTGGTGccgcaggggctgctctttgccCAG GTGACCTTCTGTGACCCTGTCATTGAGAGAAGGCCCCGGCTGCAGAGGCAGAAGCGCATTTTCTCAAAACGCAGAG GTCAGGACTTCCTGAGGGCTTCCCAGATGAACCTCAGCATGGCGGCCTGGGGGCGCTTGGTCATGAGCCTGCTGCCCCCCTGCAGTTCCCCAAGCACCATCAGCCCCCCGAAAGGGTGCTCCCAGACCCCAGCCACACCCCGGGGGGCCGCCGCCCCTGCCTCGCCCAG TAATTTCCCGCCCAAGAAGACCCCCTTGCGAGAAGAGATCCAATCCCCACCCAAGCCACCGCGCCTCTACCTGCCCCAGGAGCCGACCTCCGAGGAGATGCCA agcaCCAAACGCCCCCACATGGAGCCCAGGACTCGACTCGAGCCATCTCTGCCAGCCTCAGCCACCAG GAAACCCCCCCGGCTTCAGGACTTCCGCTGCTTGGCCGTGCTGGGCCGGGGCCACTTCGGGAAG GTCCTCTTGGTCCAGTTCAAGGGGACAGGTCAATACTATGCCATCAAAGCGCTGAAGAAGCAGGAGGTGCTGAGCCGGGATGAGATAGAGAG CCTGTACTGCGAGAAGCGAATCCTGGAGGCTGTGGGCCGCATGGGGCATCCCTTCCTACTCTCCCTCCTTGCCTGCTTCCACACCTCCAGCCACGCCTGCTTCGTGACCGAGTTCGTGCCCGGTGGTGACCTCATGATGCAGATCCATGAGGACGTCTTCCCTGAGCCCCAGGCCCG GTTCTATCTGGCCTGTGTGGTCCTGGGGCTGCAGTTCTTACATGAGCAGAAGATCATTTACAG AGACCTTAAGTTGGATAATCTTCTGCTGGATGCCCAGGGTTTCCTGAAGATCGCAGACTTTGGGCTCTGTAAGGAAG GGATCGGCTTTGGGGACCGGACGAGCACCTTCTGTGGCACCCCGGAGTTCCTGGCCCCTGAGGTGCTGACCCAGGAGGCCTATACGCGGGCTGTGGACTGGTGGGGGCTGGGCGTGCTGCTCTACGAGATGCTGGTGGGCGAG TGCCCGTTTCCAGGGGACACCGAGGAGGAGGTGTTTGACTGCATCGTCAATGCGGAAGCCCCATACCCGCGCTTTCTGTCGGTGCAAGGGCTTGAGCTCATTCAGAAG ctcctccaGAAGTGCCCCGAGAAGCgcctgggggcgggggagcgGGATGCCGAGGAGATCAAGACACAGCCTTTCTTCAGG ACCACCGACTGGCAGGCCCTGCTCGCCCGAGCCGTCCAGCCCCCGTTTGTGCCCACCCTCTGCGGCCCCACAGACCTGCGCTACTTTGAGGGCGAGTTCACGGGGCTGCCGCCTGCCCTGACGCCGCCTGATGCCCGCAGCCCCCTCACCGCCCGCCAACAGGCTGCCTTCCGGGACTTCGACTTTGTGTCCCAGCGATTCCTGGAGCCCTGA
- the PKN3 gene encoding serine/threonine-protein kinase N3 isoform X2: MESREPGAGQWPPGDEKEAIRRAIQKELKIKEGVENLRRVATDRRHLGHVQQLLRSSNRRLEQLHGELRELHARILLPGPGPGPAEPAASGPWPLAEQPRTRHLEALQRQLQVELKVKQGAENMTHTYASGTPKERKLLAAAQQMLQDSQLKVALLRMKISSLEASGSPEPGPELLVEELRHRLRIEAAVAEGAKNVVKLLGSRRTQDRKVLAEAQAQLQESSQKLDLLRLALEQLLEGLPPAHPLRGRVARELRTAVSGNAQPSGTLVKPTAMTGTLQVHLLGCEQLLTAVPGRSPVAALAGSPSQGWLRSRAKQQRGGGELASEVLAVLKVDNRIVGQTGWGPVAKQSWDQTFVVPLERARELEIGVRWRDWRQLCGVAFLRLEDFLDNACHQLSLSLVPQGLLFAQVTFCDPVIERRPRLQRQKRIFSKRRGQDFLRASQMNLSMAAWGRLVMSLLPPCSSPSTISPPKGCSQTPATPRGAAAPASPSNFPPKKTPLREEIQSPPKPPRLYLPQEPTSEEMPSTKRPHMEPRTRLEPSLPASATRKPPRLQDFRCLAVLGRGHFGKVLLVQFKGTGQYYAIKALKKQEVLSRDEIESLYCEKRILEAVGRMGHPFLLSLLACFHTSSHACFVTEFVPGGDLMMQIHEDVFPEPQARFYLACVVLGLQFLHEQKIIYRDLKLDNLLLDAQGFLKIADFGLCKEEVLVDDTPCWHQCGCWFAGIGFGDRTSTFCGTPEFLAPEVLTQEAYTRAVDWWGLGVLLYEMLVGECPFPGDTEEEVFDCIVNAEAPYPRFLSVQGLELIQKLLQKCPEKRLGAGERDAEEIKTQPFFRTTDWQALLARAVQPPFVPTLCGPTDLRYFEGEFTGLPPALTPPDARSPLTARQQAAFRDFDFVSQRFLEP; this comes from the exons ATGGAGAGCCGAGAG CCTGGGGCGGGCCAGTGGCCCCCAGGGGATGAGAAAGAGGCGATCCGCCGGGCCATCCAGAAGGAGCTGAAAATcaaggagggtgtggagaacCTGCGGCGGGTAGCCACTGACCGCCGCCACCTGGGCCACGTGCAGCAGCTGCTGCGGTCCTCCAACCGCCGCCTGGAGCAGCTGCACGGGGAGCTGCGGGAGCTGCATGCCCGCATCCTGCTGCCTGGCCCCGGGCCTGGCCCGGCTG AACCTGCGGCCTCAGGACCTTGGCCGCTGGCAGAGCAGCCAAGGACTCGACACCTGGAGGCTCTACAGAGGCAGCTGCAGGTAGAGCTGAAGGTCAAGCAGGGAGCCGAGAATATGACCCACACGTATGCCAGTGGCACTCCCAAG GAGAGGAAGCTTCTGGCAGCCGCCCAGCAGATGCTACAGGACAGCCAGCTGAAGGTGGCCCTGCTACGAATGAAGATCAGCAGCCTGGAGGCCAGCGGGTCCCCTGAGCCAG GACCGGAGCTGCTGGTGGAGGAGCTGCGGCACCGGCTACGCATCGAGGCTGCTGTGGCCGAGGGCGCCAAGAACGTGGTGAAGCTGCTCGGTAGCCGGCGAACGCAGGACCGCAAGGTGCTAGCCGAG GCTCAGGCCCAGCTCCAGGAGTCCTCCCAGAAACTGGACCTCCTGCGGCTGGCCTTGGAGCAGCTGCTGGAGGGACTGCCTCCTGCCCACCCTCTGCGTGGCAGAGTGGCCCGGGAGCTGCGGACTGCTGTGTCTGGGAACGCCCAGCCTTCAGGGACACTCGTGAAGCCCACTGCCATGACAG GGACACTGCAGGTCCACCTCCTGGGCTGTGAGCAGCTGCTGACAGCTGTGCCGGGACGTTCCCCCGTGGCCGCACTGGCCGGgagcccctcccagggctggctTCGGAGCAGGGCCAAGCAGCAGCGTGGCGGAGGCGAGCTGGCCA GTGAGGTGTTGGCCGTGCTGAAGGTGGACAATCGCATTGTGGGCCAGACGGGCTGGGGGCCTGTGGCCAAGCAGTCCTGGGACCAGACCTTTGTCGTCCCCCTGGAGCGG GCCCGAGAGCTGGAGATCGGGGTGCGCTGGCGAGACTGGCGGCAGCTGTGCGGCGTGGCCTTCCTGAGGCTGGAGGACTTCCTGGACAATGCCTGTCACCAGCTCTCCCTCAGCCTGGTGccgcaggggctgctctttgccCAG GTGACCTTCTGTGACCCTGTCATTGAGAGAAGGCCCCGGCTGCAGAGGCAGAAGCGCATTTTCTCAAAACGCAGAG GTCAGGACTTCCTGAGGGCTTCCCAGATGAACCTCAGCATGGCGGCCTGGGGGCGCTTGGTCATGAGCCTGCTGCCCCCCTGCAGTTCCCCAAGCACCATCAGCCCCCCGAAAGGGTGCTCCCAGACCCCAGCCACACCCCGGGGGGCCGCCGCCCCTGCCTCGCCCAG TAATTTCCCGCCCAAGAAGACCCCCTTGCGAGAAGAGATCCAATCCCCACCCAAGCCACCGCGCCTCTACCTGCCCCAGGAGCCGACCTCCGAGGAGATGCCA agcaCCAAACGCCCCCACATGGAGCCCAGGACTCGACTCGAGCCATCTCTGCCAGCCTCAGCCACCAG GAAACCCCCCCGGCTTCAGGACTTCCGCTGCTTGGCCGTGCTGGGCCGGGGCCACTTCGGGAAG GTCCTCTTGGTCCAGTTCAAGGGGACAGGTCAATACTATGCCATCAAAGCGCTGAAGAAGCAGGAGGTGCTGAGCCGGGATGAGATAGAGAG CCTGTACTGCGAGAAGCGAATCCTGGAGGCTGTGGGCCGCATGGGGCATCCCTTCCTACTCTCCCTCCTTGCCTGCTTCCACACCTCCAGCCACGCCTGCTTCGTGACCGAGTTCGTGCCCGGTGGTGACCTCATGATGCAGATCCATGAGGACGTCTTCCCTGAGCCCCAGGCCCG GTTCTATCTGGCCTGTGTGGTCCTGGGGCTGCAGTTCTTACATGAGCAGAAGATCATTTACAG AGACCTTAAGTTGGATAATCTTCTGCTGGATGCCCAGGGTTTCCTGAAGATCGCAGACTTTGGGCTCTGTAAGGAAG AGGTTCTTGTGGATGACACACCATGCTGGCATCAGTGTGGATGTTGGTTTGCAGGGATCGGCTTTGGGGACCGGACGAGCACCTTCTGTGGCACCCCGGAGTTCCTGGCCCCTGAGGTGCTGACCCAGGAGGCCTATACGCGGGCTGTGGACTGGTGGGGGCTGGGCGTGCTGCTCTACGAGATGCTGGTGGGCGAG TGCCCGTTTCCAGGGGACACCGAGGAGGAGGTGTTTGACTGCATCGTCAATGCGGAAGCCCCATACCCGCGCTTTCTGTCGGTGCAAGGGCTTGAGCTCATTCAGAAG ctcctccaGAAGTGCCCCGAGAAGCgcctgggggcgggggagcgGGATGCCGAGGAGATCAAGACACAGCCTTTCTTCAGG ACCACCGACTGGCAGGCCCTGCTCGCCCGAGCCGTCCAGCCCCCGTTTGTGCCCACCCTCTGCGGCCCCACAGACCTGCGCTACTTTGAGGGCGAGTTCACGGGGCTGCCGCCTGCCCTGACGCCGCCTGATGCCCGCAGCCCCCTCACCGCCCGCCAACAGGCTGCCTTCCGGGACTTCGACTTTGTGTCCCAGCGATTCCTGGAGCCCTGA
- the PKN3 gene encoding serine/threonine-protein kinase N3 isoform X1, with amino-acid sequence MEEGAPQQPGAGQWPPGDEKEAIRRAIQKELKIKEGVENLRRVATDRRHLGHVQQLLRSSNRRLEQLHGELRELHARILLPGPGPGPAEPAASGPWPLAEQPRTRHLEALQRQLQVELKVKQGAENMTHTYASGTPKERKLLAAAQQMLQDSQLKVALLRMKISSLEASGSPEPGPELLVEELRHRLRIEAAVAEGAKNVVKLLGSRRTQDRKVLAEAQAQLQESSQKLDLLRLALEQLLEGLPPAHPLRGRVARELRTAVSGNAQPSGTLVKPTAMTGTLQVHLLGCEQLLTAVPGRSPVAALAGSPSQGWLRSRAKQQRGGGELASEVLAVLKVDNRIVGQTGWGPVAKQSWDQTFVVPLERARELEIGVRWRDWRQLCGVAFLRLEDFLDNACHQLSLSLVPQGLLFAQVTFCDPVIERRPRLQRQKRIFSKRRGQDFLRASQMNLSMAAWGRLVMSLLPPCSSPSTISPPKGCSQTPATPRGAAAPASPSNFPPKKTPLREEIQSPPKPPRLYLPQEPTSEEMPSTKRPHMEPRTRLEPSLPASATRKPPRLQDFRCLAVLGRGHFGKVLLVQFKGTGQYYAIKALKKQEVLSRDEIESLYCEKRILEAVGRMGHPFLLSLLACFHTSSHACFVTEFVPGGDLMMQIHEDVFPEPQARFYLACVVLGLQFLHEQKIIYRDLKLDNLLLDAQGFLKIADFGLCKEEVLVDDTPCWHQCGCWFAGIGFGDRTSTFCGTPEFLAPEVLTQEAYTRAVDWWGLGVLLYEMLVGECPFPGDTEEEVFDCIVNAEAPYPRFLSVQGLELIQKLLQKCPEKRLGAGERDAEEIKTQPFFRTTDWQALLARAVQPPFVPTLCGPTDLRYFEGEFTGLPPALTPPDARSPLTARQQAAFRDFDFVSQRFLEP; translated from the exons ATGGAAGAGGGGGCGCCGCAGCAG CCTGGGGCGGGCCAGTGGCCCCCAGGGGATGAGAAAGAGGCGATCCGCCGGGCCATCCAGAAGGAGCTGAAAATcaaggagggtgtggagaacCTGCGGCGGGTAGCCACTGACCGCCGCCACCTGGGCCACGTGCAGCAGCTGCTGCGGTCCTCCAACCGCCGCCTGGAGCAGCTGCACGGGGAGCTGCGGGAGCTGCATGCCCGCATCCTGCTGCCTGGCCCCGGGCCTGGCCCGGCTG AACCTGCGGCCTCAGGACCTTGGCCGCTGGCAGAGCAGCCAAGGACTCGACACCTGGAGGCTCTACAGAGGCAGCTGCAGGTAGAGCTGAAGGTCAAGCAGGGAGCCGAGAATATGACCCACACGTATGCCAGTGGCACTCCCAAG GAGAGGAAGCTTCTGGCAGCCGCCCAGCAGATGCTACAGGACAGCCAGCTGAAGGTGGCCCTGCTACGAATGAAGATCAGCAGCCTGGAGGCCAGCGGGTCCCCTGAGCCAG GACCGGAGCTGCTGGTGGAGGAGCTGCGGCACCGGCTACGCATCGAGGCTGCTGTGGCCGAGGGCGCCAAGAACGTGGTGAAGCTGCTCGGTAGCCGGCGAACGCAGGACCGCAAGGTGCTAGCCGAG GCTCAGGCCCAGCTCCAGGAGTCCTCCCAGAAACTGGACCTCCTGCGGCTGGCCTTGGAGCAGCTGCTGGAGGGACTGCCTCCTGCCCACCCTCTGCGTGGCAGAGTGGCCCGGGAGCTGCGGACTGCTGTGTCTGGGAACGCCCAGCCTTCAGGGACACTCGTGAAGCCCACTGCCATGACAG GGACACTGCAGGTCCACCTCCTGGGCTGTGAGCAGCTGCTGACAGCTGTGCCGGGACGTTCCCCCGTGGCCGCACTGGCCGGgagcccctcccagggctggctTCGGAGCAGGGCCAAGCAGCAGCGTGGCGGAGGCGAGCTGGCCA GTGAGGTGTTGGCCGTGCTGAAGGTGGACAATCGCATTGTGGGCCAGACGGGCTGGGGGCCTGTGGCCAAGCAGTCCTGGGACCAGACCTTTGTCGTCCCCCTGGAGCGG GCCCGAGAGCTGGAGATCGGGGTGCGCTGGCGAGACTGGCGGCAGCTGTGCGGCGTGGCCTTCCTGAGGCTGGAGGACTTCCTGGACAATGCCTGTCACCAGCTCTCCCTCAGCCTGGTGccgcaggggctgctctttgccCAG GTGACCTTCTGTGACCCTGTCATTGAGAGAAGGCCCCGGCTGCAGAGGCAGAAGCGCATTTTCTCAAAACGCAGAG GTCAGGACTTCCTGAGGGCTTCCCAGATGAACCTCAGCATGGCGGCCTGGGGGCGCTTGGTCATGAGCCTGCTGCCCCCCTGCAGTTCCCCAAGCACCATCAGCCCCCCGAAAGGGTGCTCCCAGACCCCAGCCACACCCCGGGGGGCCGCCGCCCCTGCCTCGCCCAG TAATTTCCCGCCCAAGAAGACCCCCTTGCGAGAAGAGATCCAATCCCCACCCAAGCCACCGCGCCTCTACCTGCCCCAGGAGCCGACCTCCGAGGAGATGCCA agcaCCAAACGCCCCCACATGGAGCCCAGGACTCGACTCGAGCCATCTCTGCCAGCCTCAGCCACCAG GAAACCCCCCCGGCTTCAGGACTTCCGCTGCTTGGCCGTGCTGGGCCGGGGCCACTTCGGGAAG GTCCTCTTGGTCCAGTTCAAGGGGACAGGTCAATACTATGCCATCAAAGCGCTGAAGAAGCAGGAGGTGCTGAGCCGGGATGAGATAGAGAG CCTGTACTGCGAGAAGCGAATCCTGGAGGCTGTGGGCCGCATGGGGCATCCCTTCCTACTCTCCCTCCTTGCCTGCTTCCACACCTCCAGCCACGCCTGCTTCGTGACCGAGTTCGTGCCCGGTGGTGACCTCATGATGCAGATCCATGAGGACGTCTTCCCTGAGCCCCAGGCCCG GTTCTATCTGGCCTGTGTGGTCCTGGGGCTGCAGTTCTTACATGAGCAGAAGATCATTTACAG AGACCTTAAGTTGGATAATCTTCTGCTGGATGCCCAGGGTTTCCTGAAGATCGCAGACTTTGGGCTCTGTAAGGAAG AGGTTCTTGTGGATGACACACCATGCTGGCATCAGTGTGGATGTTGGTTTGCAGGGATCGGCTTTGGGGACCGGACGAGCACCTTCTGTGGCACCCCGGAGTTCCTGGCCCCTGAGGTGCTGACCCAGGAGGCCTATACGCGGGCTGTGGACTGGTGGGGGCTGGGCGTGCTGCTCTACGAGATGCTGGTGGGCGAG TGCCCGTTTCCAGGGGACACCGAGGAGGAGGTGTTTGACTGCATCGTCAATGCGGAAGCCCCATACCCGCGCTTTCTGTCGGTGCAAGGGCTTGAGCTCATTCAGAAG ctcctccaGAAGTGCCCCGAGAAGCgcctgggggcgggggagcgGGATGCCGAGGAGATCAAGACACAGCCTTTCTTCAGG ACCACCGACTGGCAGGCCCTGCTCGCCCGAGCCGTCCAGCCCCCGTTTGTGCCCACCCTCTGCGGCCCCACAGACCTGCGCTACTTTGAGGGCGAGTTCACGGGGCTGCCGCCTGCCCTGACGCCGCCTGATGCCCGCAGCCCCCTCACCGCCCGCCAACAGGCTGCCTTCCGGGACTTCGACTTTGTGTCCCAGCGATTCCTGGAGCCCTGA
- the PKN3 gene encoding serine/threonine-protein kinase N3 isoform X4 yields MEEGAPQQPGAGQWPPGDEKEAIRRAIQKELKIKEGVENLRRVATDRRHLGHVQQLLRSSNRRLEQLHGELRELHARILLPGPGPGPAEPAASGPWPLAEQPRTRHLEALQRQLQVELKVKQGAENMTHTYASGTPKERKLLAAAQQMLQDSQLKVALLRMKISSLEASGSPEPGPELLVEELRHRLRIEAAVAEGAKNVVKLLGSRRTQDRKVLAEAQAQLQESSQKLDLLRLALEQLLEGLPPAHPLRGRVARELRTAVSGNAQPSGTLVKPTAMTGTLQVHLLGCEQLLTAVPGRSPVAALAGSPSQGWLRSRAKQQRGGGELASEVLAVLKVDNRIVGQTGWGPVAKQSWDQTFVVPLERARELEIGVRWRDWRQLCGVAFLRLEDFLDNACHQLSLSLVPQGLLFAQVTFCDPVIERRPRLQRQKRIFSKRRGQDFLRASQMNLSMAAWGRLVMSLLPPCSSPSTISPPKGCSQTPATPRGAAAPASPSNFPPKKTPLREEIQSPPKPPRLYLPQEPTSEEMPSTKRPHMEPRTRLEPSLPASATRKPPRLQDFRCLAVLGRGHFGKVLLVQFKGTGQYYAIKALKKQEVLSRDEIESLYCEKRILEAVGRMGHPFLLSLLACFHTSSHACFVTEFVPGGDLMMQIHEDVFPEPQARFYLACVVLGLQFLHEQKIIYRDLKLDNLLLDAQGFLKIADFGLCKEEVLVDDTPCWHQCGCWFAGIGFGDRTSTFCGTPEFLAPEVLTQEAYTRAVDWWGLGVLLYEMLVGEGTPRRRCLTASSMRKPHTRAFCRCKGLSSFRSSSRSAPRSAWGRGSGMPRRSRHSLSSGPPTGRPCSPEPSSPRLCPPSAAPQTCATLRASSRGCRLP; encoded by the exons ATGGAAGAGGGGGCGCCGCAGCAG CCTGGGGCGGGCCAGTGGCCCCCAGGGGATGAGAAAGAGGCGATCCGCCGGGCCATCCAGAAGGAGCTGAAAATcaaggagggtgtggagaacCTGCGGCGGGTAGCCACTGACCGCCGCCACCTGGGCCACGTGCAGCAGCTGCTGCGGTCCTCCAACCGCCGCCTGGAGCAGCTGCACGGGGAGCTGCGGGAGCTGCATGCCCGCATCCTGCTGCCTGGCCCCGGGCCTGGCCCGGCTG AACCTGCGGCCTCAGGACCTTGGCCGCTGGCAGAGCAGCCAAGGACTCGACACCTGGAGGCTCTACAGAGGCAGCTGCAGGTAGAGCTGAAGGTCAAGCAGGGAGCCGAGAATATGACCCACACGTATGCCAGTGGCACTCCCAAG GAGAGGAAGCTTCTGGCAGCCGCCCAGCAGATGCTACAGGACAGCCAGCTGAAGGTGGCCCTGCTACGAATGAAGATCAGCAGCCTGGAGGCCAGCGGGTCCCCTGAGCCAG GACCGGAGCTGCTGGTGGAGGAGCTGCGGCACCGGCTACGCATCGAGGCTGCTGTGGCCGAGGGCGCCAAGAACGTGGTGAAGCTGCTCGGTAGCCGGCGAACGCAGGACCGCAAGGTGCTAGCCGAG GCTCAGGCCCAGCTCCAGGAGTCCTCCCAGAAACTGGACCTCCTGCGGCTGGCCTTGGAGCAGCTGCTGGAGGGACTGCCTCCTGCCCACCCTCTGCGTGGCAGAGTGGCCCGGGAGCTGCGGACTGCTGTGTCTGGGAACGCCCAGCCTTCAGGGACACTCGTGAAGCCCACTGCCATGACAG GGACACTGCAGGTCCACCTCCTGGGCTGTGAGCAGCTGCTGACAGCTGTGCCGGGACGTTCCCCCGTGGCCGCACTGGCCGGgagcccctcccagggctggctTCGGAGCAGGGCCAAGCAGCAGCGTGGCGGAGGCGAGCTGGCCA GTGAGGTGTTGGCCGTGCTGAAGGTGGACAATCGCATTGTGGGCCAGACGGGCTGGGGGCCTGTGGCCAAGCAGTCCTGGGACCAGACCTTTGTCGTCCCCCTGGAGCGG GCCCGAGAGCTGGAGATCGGGGTGCGCTGGCGAGACTGGCGGCAGCTGTGCGGCGTGGCCTTCCTGAGGCTGGAGGACTTCCTGGACAATGCCTGTCACCAGCTCTCCCTCAGCCTGGTGccgcaggggctgctctttgccCAG GTGACCTTCTGTGACCCTGTCATTGAGAGAAGGCCCCGGCTGCAGAGGCAGAAGCGCATTTTCTCAAAACGCAGAG GTCAGGACTTCCTGAGGGCTTCCCAGATGAACCTCAGCATGGCGGCCTGGGGGCGCTTGGTCATGAGCCTGCTGCCCCCCTGCAGTTCCCCAAGCACCATCAGCCCCCCGAAAGGGTGCTCCCAGACCCCAGCCACACCCCGGGGGGCCGCCGCCCCTGCCTCGCCCAG TAATTTCCCGCCCAAGAAGACCCCCTTGCGAGAAGAGATCCAATCCCCACCCAAGCCACCGCGCCTCTACCTGCCCCAGGAGCCGACCTCCGAGGAGATGCCA agcaCCAAACGCCCCCACATGGAGCCCAGGACTCGACTCGAGCCATCTCTGCCAGCCTCAGCCACCAG GAAACCCCCCCGGCTTCAGGACTTCCGCTGCTTGGCCGTGCTGGGCCGGGGCCACTTCGGGAAG GTCCTCTTGGTCCAGTTCAAGGGGACAGGTCAATACTATGCCATCAAAGCGCTGAAGAAGCAGGAGGTGCTGAGCCGGGATGAGATAGAGAG CCTGTACTGCGAGAAGCGAATCCTGGAGGCTGTGGGCCGCATGGGGCATCCCTTCCTACTCTCCCTCCTTGCCTGCTTCCACACCTCCAGCCACGCCTGCTTCGTGACCGAGTTCGTGCCCGGTGGTGACCTCATGATGCAGATCCATGAGGACGTCTTCCCTGAGCCCCAGGCCCG GTTCTATCTGGCCTGTGTGGTCCTGGGGCTGCAGTTCTTACATGAGCAGAAGATCATTTACAG AGACCTTAAGTTGGATAATCTTCTGCTGGATGCCCAGGGTTTCCTGAAGATCGCAGACTTTGGGCTCTGTAAGGAAG AGGTTCTTGTGGATGACACACCATGCTGGCATCAGTGTGGATGTTGGTTTGCAGGGATCGGCTTTGGGGACCGGACGAGCACCTTCTGTGGCACCCCGGAGTTCCTGGCCCCTGAGGTGCTGACCCAGGAGGCCTATACGCGGGCTGTGGACTGGTGGGGGCTGGGCGTGCTGCTCTACGAGATGCTGGTGGGCGAG GGGACACCGAGGAGGAGGTGTTTGACTGCATCGTCAATGCGGAAGCCCCATACCCGCGCTTTCTGTCGGTGCAAGGGCTTGAGCTCATTCAGAAG ctcctccaGAAGTGCCCCGAGAAGCgcctgggggcgggggagcgGGATGCCGAGGAGATCAAGACACAGCCTTTCTTCAGG ACCACCGACTGGCAGGCCCTGCTCGCCCGAGCCGTCCAGCCCCCGTTTGTGCCCACCCTCTGCGGCCCCACAGACCTGCGCTACTTTGAGGGCGAGTTCACGGGGCTGCCGCCTGCCCTGA